A section of the Euwallacea fornicatus isolate EFF26 chromosome 24, ASM4011564v1, whole genome shotgun sequence genome encodes:
- the LOC136346641 gene encoding uncharacterized protein, giving the protein MYYLCTYKNKNIHIQGVAWEPRVFRTSSTRLFTNGRVVPQQAFHSWLIAFYYYLSVVTMEPSWTLEHRIFVYDCFVRSGGSIMKKKPPGPQRTVRTPENIERVRQAIQRSPFRSARKHSTALRISDRTVRRILHEELRNQRRPEKGESQFF; this is encoded by the exons ATGTACTATCTATGtacatacaaaaacaaaaacatacatatacagggcgtggCGTGGGAACCAAGAGTTTTTCGAACGAGTAGTACTCGACTGTTCACAAATGGAAGGGTTGTGCCTCAACAGGCATTTCATTCTTGGCTCatagcattttattattatctttcaGTTGTCACCATGGAACCGTCGTGGACATTAGAACATCGAATATTCGTTTATGATTGTTTTGTTAGGAGTG GAGgttcaataatgaaaaaaaagccTCCCGGCCCTCAACGTACTGTGCGCACTCCAGAAAACATTGAAAGGGTGAGGCAAGCGATACAGAGAAGCCCATTTCGCTCTGCTCGGAAACATTCAACTGCTCTTCGAATAAGTGATCGTACTGTAAGACGGATTTTGCATGAAGAATTACGAAATCAACGGAGACCTGAAAAGGGTGAGAGCCAATTTTTTTGA